In one window of Apis mellifera strain DH4 linkage group LG12, Amel_HAv3.1, whole genome shotgun sequence DNA:
- the LOC412065 gene encoding proton-coupled amino acid transporter 4 isoform X2: MNRERLPLLFKDVNSDLSLLFATLCVIDIFGIFPIIALPRSIVQCGLYGIPLVFIVLTLQIYTAILLGKSWIIATTIDPQILRKNRNPLAAVTELTLGSRARNLITIILDLTVFGCTIPNLLVASQNLQIFGLKISGQQFNLSFCYWLLIIGILLCPIMWLGSPRDMKIISLFSCTMLLLIALLIWWCIITDTRELDIIPIPTSPSWDKFISSYGMLAFQFDIHPTLMTVQVDMRHPQDINKAVIISFLVTGSLFLVTTILAVWKYGSNITANILQLIPGNFTMSIVVLIAALQLCLSSVLSHSTLFQDLEDQYFGWKRCLIRSAIVFLGVAVGESVPRFDIVMVLIGGSLTGLLVFVFPPLLYSKIIALKTRSKKIRSLIPEVYSSSERCQSSKDMPINPRIHSKSIYYGVLSVPRSEYHRYSYVYYNELENELDKIVDYENDIIDSEKFLMIKRIYDNKPIFIDASQSYNIYKQIIIPEESISESTTYNYKMWSNCFSYLIVFFGIIITISSTYINMKNTIHYVQFTSPCIMNVTILQNSV; encoded by the exons ATGAATCGCGAGAGACTTCCACTACTTTTCAAAGATGTAAACTCGGATTTATCACTCCTATTTGCCACATTATGTGTTATCGACATTTTCGGCATTTTTCCGATTATCGCATTACCGCGTTCAATTGTACAATGCG gatTATATGGAATTCCTTTGGTCTTTATTGTATTGACTTTGCAAATTTATACGGCTATTCTTCTTGGCAAATCATGGATTATTGCAACTACAATAGATCcacaaattttaagaaaaaatcg aaatcctCTTGCAGCTGTAACTGAATTGACCTTGGGTTCTCGGGCGAGAAATTTAATCACTATAATCTTGGATCTTACAGTTTTTGGGTGCACTATACCTAACTTATTGGTTg ctTCGCAGAATTTACAAATCtttggattaaaaatttcgggacaacaatttaatttgtCTTTCTGTTATTGGCTTTTAATCATAGGTATTCTTTTATGTCCAATTATGTGGCTTGGCAGTCCTCGTGATATGAA GATAATAAGCTTATTTTCTTGCACGATGCTTTTATTAATAGCACTATTGATATGGTGGTGCATAATTACTGATACTCGAGAACTTGATATTATTCCTATACCTACTTCTCCTTCTTGGGATAAGTTCATTTCTAg ttaTGGAATGTTAGCATTTCAATTTGATATACATCCAACATTGATGACTGTGCAAGTAGATATGCGTCATCCTCAGGATATCAATAAAGcagttataatttctttcttag TCACTGGTTCATTGTTTCTTGTTACTACTATTTTGGCTGTCTGGAAATATGGAAGTAATATAACAGCCAATATTCTACAATTAATTCCAGGAAATTTCACAATGAGTATTGTTGTTCTTATTGCGGCTCTTCAACTATGTCTTTCTAGTGTTCTTAGTCATTCAACTCTTTTTCAAGATTTAGAAGatcaat attttggaTGGAAACGATGTCTCATAAGATCAGCTATTGTTTTTCTTGGAGTAGCAGTAGGAGAATCTGTACCAAGATTTGATATTGTAATGGTATTGATTGGAGGATCTTTAACTGGTTTATTAGTATTTGTATTTCCACCTTTATTATACTCAAAAATAATTGCCTTAAAAACGAGATCTAAAAAGATTCGATCTTTAATTCCTGAAGTATATTCAAGTTCTGAGAGATGCCAAAGCAGTAAAGATATGCCAATTAATCCAAGAATccattcaaaatcaatttattatggaGTTCTAAGTGTACCTAGAAGTGAATATCATCGATAttcatatgtttattataatgaattagaaaatgaattaGACAAAATTGTGgattatgaaaatgatatcATAGATTCTgagaaatttttgatgataaaaagaatttatgataataaaccAATATTTATAGATGCCAGtcaatcttataatatttataaacaaattataattcctGAAGAATCAATTTCAGAATCAAccacatataattataaaatgtggAGTAATTGTTTCAGTTATTTGATTGTATTTTTTGgtattataataactatttcttctacatatatcaatatgaaaaatactaTACATTATGTACAATTTACATCTCCTTGTATCATGAATGTTACcatattacaaaattctgtataa
- the LOC412065 gene encoding uncharacterized protein LOC412065 isoform X3, translating to MNRERLPLLFKDVNSDLSLLFATLCVIDIFGIFPIIALPRSIVQCGLYGIPLVFIVLTLQIYTAILLGKSWIIATTIDPQILRKNRNPLAAVTELTLGSRARNLITIILDLTVFGCTIPNLLVASQNLQIFGLKISGQQFNLSFCYWLLIIGILLCPIMWLGSPRDMKIISLFSCTMLLLIALLIWWCIITDTRELDIIPIPTSPSWDKFISSYGMLAFQFDIHPTLMTVQVDMRHPQDINKAVIISFLGNFTMSIVVLIAALQLCLSSVLSHSTLFQDLEDQCNIKRNFGWKRCLIRSAIVFLGVAVGESVPRFDIVMVLIGGSLTGLLVFVFPPLLYSKIIALKTRSKKIRSLIPEVYSSSERCQSSKDMPINPRIHSKSIYYGVLSVPRSEYHRYSYVYYNELENELDKIVDYENDIIDSEKFLMIKRIYDNKPIFIDASQSYNIYKQIIIPEESISESTTYNYKMWSNCFSYLIVFFGIIITISSTYINMKNTIHYVQFTSPCIMNVTILQNSV from the exons ATGAATCGCGAGAGACTTCCACTACTTTTCAAAGATGTAAACTCGGATTTATCACTCCTATTTGCCACATTATGTGTTATCGACATTTTCGGCATTTTTCCGATTATCGCATTACCGCGTTCAATTGTACAATGCG gatTATATGGAATTCCTTTGGTCTTTATTGTATTGACTTTGCAAATTTATACGGCTATTCTTCTTGGCAAATCATGGATTATTGCAACTACAATAGATCcacaaattttaagaaaaaatcg aaatcctCTTGCAGCTGTAACTGAATTGACCTTGGGTTCTCGGGCGAGAAATTTAATCACTATAATCTTGGATCTTACAGTTTTTGGGTGCACTATACCTAACTTATTGGTTg ctTCGCAGAATTTACAAATCtttggattaaaaatttcgggacaacaatttaatttgtCTTTCTGTTATTGGCTTTTAATCATAGGTATTCTTTTATGTCCAATTATGTGGCTTGGCAGTCCTCGTGATATGAA GATAATAAGCTTATTTTCTTGCACGATGCTTTTATTAATAGCACTATTGATATGGTGGTGCATAATTACTGATACTCGAGAACTTGATATTATTCCTATACCTACTTCTCCTTCTTGGGATAAGTTCATTTCTAg ttaTGGAATGTTAGCATTTCAATTTGATATACATCCAACATTGATGACTGTGCAAGTAGATATGCGTCATCCTCAGGATATCAATAAAGcagttataatttctttcttag GAAATTTCACAATGAGTATTGTTGTTCTTATTGCGGCTCTTCAACTATGTCTTTCTAGTGTTCTTAGTCATTCAACTCTTTTTCAAGATTTAGAAGatcaatgtaatattaaaagaa attttggaTGGAAACGATGTCTCATAAGATCAGCTATTGTTTTTCTTGGAGTAGCAGTAGGAGAATCTGTACCAAGATTTGATATTGTAATGGTATTGATTGGAGGATCTTTAACTGGTTTATTAGTATTTGTATTTCCACCTTTATTATACTCAAAAATAATTGCCTTAAAAACGAGATCTAAAAAGATTCGATCTTTAATTCCTGAAGTATATTCAAGTTCTGAGAGATGCCAAAGCAGTAAAGATATGCCAATTAATCCAAGAATccattcaaaatcaatttattatggaGTTCTAAGTGTACCTAGAAGTGAATATCATCGATAttcatatgtttattataatgaattagaaaatgaattaGACAAAATTGTGgattatgaaaatgatatcATAGATTCTgagaaatttttgatgataaaaagaatttatgataataaaccAATATTTATAGATGCCAGtcaatcttataatatttataaacaaattataattcctGAAGAATCAATTTCAGAATCAAccacatataattataaaatgtggAGTAATTGTTTCAGTTATTTGATTGTATTTTTTGgtattataataactatttcttctacatatatcaatatgaaaaatactaTACATTATGTACAATTTACATCTCCTTGTATCATGAATGTTACcatattacaaaattctgtataa
- the LOC412065 gene encoding proton-coupled amino acid transporter 4 isoform X1 — protein sequence MNRERLPLLFKDVNSDLSLLFATLCVIDIFGIFPIIALPRSIVQCGLYGIPLVFIVLTLQIYTAILLGKSWIIATTIDPQILRKNRNPLAAVTELTLGSRARNLITIILDLTVFGCTIPNLLVASQNLQIFGLKISGQQFNLSFCYWLLIIGILLCPIMWLGSPRDMKIISLFSCTMLLLIALLIWWCIITDTRELDIIPIPTSPSWDKFISSYGMLAFQFDIHPTLMTVQVDMRHPQDINKAVIISFLVTGSLFLVTTILAVWKYGSNITANILQLIPGNFTMSIVVLIAALQLCLSSVLSHSTLFQDLEDQCNIKRNFGWKRCLIRSAIVFLGVAVGESVPRFDIVMVLIGGSLTGLLVFVFPPLLYSKIIALKTRSKKIRSLIPEVYSSSERCQSSKDMPINPRIHSKSIYYGVLSVPRSEYHRYSYVYYNELENELDKIVDYENDIIDSEKFLMIKRIYDNKPIFIDASQSYNIYKQIIIPEESISESTTYNYKMWSNCFSYLIVFFGIIITISSTYINMKNTIHYVQFTSPCIMNVTILQNSV from the exons ATGAATCGCGAGAGACTTCCACTACTTTTCAAAGATGTAAACTCGGATTTATCACTCCTATTTGCCACATTATGTGTTATCGACATTTTCGGCATTTTTCCGATTATCGCATTACCGCGTTCAATTGTACAATGCG gatTATATGGAATTCCTTTGGTCTTTATTGTATTGACTTTGCAAATTTATACGGCTATTCTTCTTGGCAAATCATGGATTATTGCAACTACAATAGATCcacaaattttaagaaaaaatcg aaatcctCTTGCAGCTGTAACTGAATTGACCTTGGGTTCTCGGGCGAGAAATTTAATCACTATAATCTTGGATCTTACAGTTTTTGGGTGCACTATACCTAACTTATTGGTTg ctTCGCAGAATTTACAAATCtttggattaaaaatttcgggacaacaatttaatttgtCTTTCTGTTATTGGCTTTTAATCATAGGTATTCTTTTATGTCCAATTATGTGGCTTGGCAGTCCTCGTGATATGAA GATAATAAGCTTATTTTCTTGCACGATGCTTTTATTAATAGCACTATTGATATGGTGGTGCATAATTACTGATACTCGAGAACTTGATATTATTCCTATACCTACTTCTCCTTCTTGGGATAAGTTCATTTCTAg ttaTGGAATGTTAGCATTTCAATTTGATATACATCCAACATTGATGACTGTGCAAGTAGATATGCGTCATCCTCAGGATATCAATAAAGcagttataatttctttcttag TCACTGGTTCATTGTTTCTTGTTACTACTATTTTGGCTGTCTGGAAATATGGAAGTAATATAACAGCCAATATTCTACAATTAATTCCAGGAAATTTCACAATGAGTATTGTTGTTCTTATTGCGGCTCTTCAACTATGTCTTTCTAGTGTTCTTAGTCATTCAACTCTTTTTCAAGATTTAGAAGatcaatgtaatattaaaagaa attttggaTGGAAACGATGTCTCATAAGATCAGCTATTGTTTTTCTTGGAGTAGCAGTAGGAGAATCTGTACCAAGATTTGATATTGTAATGGTATTGATTGGAGGATCTTTAACTGGTTTATTAGTATTTGTATTTCCACCTTTATTATACTCAAAAATAATTGCCTTAAAAACGAGATCTAAAAAGATTCGATCTTTAATTCCTGAAGTATATTCAAGTTCTGAGAGATGCCAAAGCAGTAAAGATATGCCAATTAATCCAAGAATccattcaaaatcaatttattatggaGTTCTAAGTGTACCTAGAAGTGAATATCATCGATAttcatatgtttattataatgaattagaaaatgaattaGACAAAATTGTGgattatgaaaatgatatcATAGATTCTgagaaatttttgatgataaaaagaatttatgataataaaccAATATTTATAGATGCCAGtcaatcttataatatttataaacaaattataattcctGAAGAATCAATTTCAGAATCAAccacatataattataaaatgtggAGTAATTGTTTCAGTTATTTGATTGTATTTTTTGgtattataataactatttcttctacatatatcaatatgaaaaatactaTACATTATGTACAATTTACATCTCCTTGTATCATGAATGTTACcatattacaaaattctgtataa